GAACCCTAGATTCATCTCACTGTAGAGATGGTCTCTTCTCTTTGAGAGACAACTTGTTGTGACAGCTTCTTGTCACAATGCGAAAAGGTGAACAAGGCCCATACCATCTTCATCTGCTTTGTTGCAACTTCTTGAAAGCTAATAAGCTTCCTGCGGATTTGCGCCGCGCAGCTAAAGCGCTATGGCACCAGAAATGCATGAGTTATTTTTGCCCAGCTCCTAAGGGTAGTACCGCACGGAAGGCCCCTTCCCTTTGCGGAATAGCTTTCCCTTTTTAATTAAAGCGGTCAGCCTACGTGTTGCCGTATTTCTTGAAACTCTGAGGTGCTCCACGACATCCTTAACAGACAAGCTTCCTTTTTCTTCGATGAGCCTAAGAATTGCCTCTTCATCGGAATCTTTGGCTTTCTTAGCTCGCTTAAAAGAGAATGTAACTTTTACAAAATCCCCCCCTTCTGCGTACTCAGGGGGCATAAGCCCCGCTCGTTTGCAGCTATCGAATATTAAACGAATTCCAGACCCCAGTTTTTCTACAAGGCCCATATGACGTGCAATTTTTGCGATGTGGGGGTTCCTTAGATAGGTCGTTCCATCTCCTAAAGAATCGAGATCAACCACACCGGGAAAAGCTCCAGGGTTAAAAATTTCACACCGATGGTCATAGATCGCAATTTTGACTGCTCCAGGAATCGAATACTTCCGGTGAATCAGCGCATTAATAATTGCTTCTCGGAGCGCTTCTTTGGGGACCGGAAGCTTTCCTTTGAGCTTAACCCCCTGCAAACGATAGTCCCTCTCCATCCAAGAGGAAGCAAGTTGGTAAGCATGCACTGCAAGCTGATCCAGAGGACCGGTGAGCTCTTGAGTCTGAATGATCTCTCGCCCTTTGTCCCCTTTAAAACGGGTACATAAAACGGTGGCCTCTGCAACATAGTCTTGGGGATTTTCTGAAAAAAACAGTGTTCCTGCTACAGTAGGAGCATATTTTTCTTTTCTGTTTGGAGAGAGGGCAATAACCTTATCTGCCATTAATCTTCGATCGGTCACCCGCTCCTTATAAAACTCTTCAAGAAGATCGTTCGATAAAATAGATCGGGGCTCTCGAACTATTTCCTCGTCATAGGTCAACCTTTTTCCTTCTCTAACGAGCTCTTCGATATAATCTTCAGTTGCTCTTCTAGTGCTCGACCCAACCCTGATGTAGACCCCTTTAGGCATTCCATCGGACTTTAAAAAGTAAGGCTTTTTGGGACTTGTAGGAATCTCAATCACCAAAACAGACACATCATTATAACTTTTTCCCCAAACCTGAAGGAGAAGTGTCGGACTCACAGAGTCATAAAGGCTATTTGGAAATGATTCAAAAAGACGCTCTCTATCCTGATCAGTAATTCCTATAACCTCCCTTGAATCATTCTCTACCCCAATAATGATCTTTCCCCCTGACCCATTTGCAAAAGCAACACAGGTTTTAATTAACGTCATAAACTGAGGGAGCTTAGACTTAAACTCCAAAGCCTTAGACTCTCTCTCTTCGTAAAAAAACTTTTCCTTCATCTTAATTGCACCAAACTTTTCGTAATTGCACCAATTGCACCAATTGCACCAAGAATATTTTTACGCGATCTTGGCAAAGGCGCCCGAGGGGAGGGGGTACCCCTCTGAAGGGAGGACCATCTCCCCCACTTCGAGGGAGGCTTTGGGGAAGGCCTGATGGGCAAGGTTGCGAAGAACCTGAGGGGTGAGCCCAGGGGTGTGGCAGGTGAGGAGGATAAAGGCGGGGTTGGGGCTGAGTACCGCTTTACAGAGCTCTAAAAGAGGCAAAAGGTCCCGCTCGATCTTAAAGACCTGCCCCTGCGCTCCCCGCCCAAAGCTGGGAGGGTCGAGAATCACCGCGTCATACCGTCTTTCTCGCTTAACTTCCCGCTTTAAGAACTTTATTGCATCGTCAACAATCCACCGGACCGGAGCGTTTTCTAGGTTGTTGAGCTCGGCATTTTCTTTGGCCCAATCGATCATCCCTTTGGCAGCATCGAGGTGGCAAACGGTATGCCCCTCTTTGGCAAGAAAAAGAGTGGCAGCGCCCGAGTAGGCAAAGAGGTTGAGGACATTAGAGCTTGAAGCAAGGGCCTTTTTCATCCACTCCCAGTGCATCGCATGCTCGGGAAAAAGACCAACATGACCAAAGTCGGTGGGAACAATTTTGAACGTGAGGCCTTGGTAGTTCAAGGTCCATGACTTGGGAAGTCCTTTCCACCCTTTTCCTCGCTCAAAGGTGGCGTCAGCTTTTTTCCAAAGCGTGGGGTTTTGGGGTTTCCAAAGGGCTTGGGGACAGGGACGGATGAGCTGATACTCCCCAAACTGCTCGAGCTTTTGCTCGTTGCCACTGTCGATCAACTGGTAGGTCATTTAAATGGCTCGATGTTATGGGCGACGTGGCGCCAAAGATTTGCTAAGAGATAGGTCACTGAATAGTCGATGATCGTTTTTCTATTTTTACGGGCGGGAATGAGGCCGGTATAGGTTTTTTCGGGAGTGGCGATCGCTGCCCAAACCGTTCCAACAGGCTTATCTGCCGTTCCCCCTGTCGGCCCTGCAATCCCTGAAACAGTCATAACATAATCAGCGCCGGTGAGCTTTTTTACTCCTGCTGCCATTTCGATGACTACTTCTTTGCTGGCGGCGCCATGCTCCTTAAGGGTCTTTGCTTGAACCTCCAAAGCTGATTCTTTAAGGGTGTTTGAGTAGGAAACGATACTTCCTAAAAAGTAATCGGAAGCGCCGGGGTGGATCGTTAGGTTGGCAGCAAGGTGCCCCCCAGTACACGACTCCCCTGTTGCTAAAGTTTTTCCATTTGCCACCATCCACTCTTGTAAACCCACGGCAATCTGCTTGTCTTTGCGGGAAAAAAGGTGAATGTAAAGCCGCTTTACAAGCTTCTCTTCAACGGGAGGGAAGAGGTTGGGGTCATCCGCATGGAGGTAGAGAGAAAGAACCCCTCTTCCAGGGCAGATCCCAATAGTGACACCGGGGTGCTCTTTTTCTAGGATGCGAAGGTAGGGCTCGACCTCCATCTCTCGCATCAAGCAAAGATAAAGGGAGGAGACATAGTGTTTTTCGGTAATGTATTTCTGAATGATCTTCAAAACCTCGGGAAGCATCACCTCCATTTGGGAAGGAACCCCTGGGAGGGCAACGAGAGGAATCTTTCCTTCAAAGAATTCGCCAGGAGCTGTCCCAAGCGGGTTGACGATCTTTTGTTTTGCAAGACCATAGAGGGATTCGAGGATTGGAAGGGTGAGGTCGTCGCCGGTGGGACCAAGCCCTCCCGTTGTAATAAGAAAAGAGGAGCGTTCCATCGCTTCTTCGATCCCTTGCTTTAAGAGAGCCTTGTCGTCAGGGAGGACGGTGACGCGCCCAACAGAAATCCCCTCAGGAAGAAGCGCCTGAGCGACAACCCCCGCATTGGTATTAATGGTATGGCCCGACAGAATTTCGTTACCGATCGAGAGAATTTCGATTGTCATAGATTGTAAGTCCTGCTTGCTTGAGCTGTGGATGATCTGCTGCCCACTTCACACACTTTTTTCCGATCCGAAAAGTGGCATAAAAAGGTTTGTCCTCTCCAACAAAAGCAGCGGGGTTGGTATGCGTACGTACCCATTTTGCTAAGTGTTTGAAAAGGGCAGTGTTTGGAGAGTTTTTATCCTTGTACACCTCAACAACATCTTGGTTGAGCGAGTTCGAATAAAGTTGGGGATAGGAAAACTGAATCCCCCAGGTGATCGCCTCATGTGAGTGGACCATGGAATGGAAGGCGCGCTGCTCATGTGAAAAGGTAAAGTGGTGACGCCCTAGTTGAACCACCGGCTCTTTTGTCTTGATGATATATTCCCCCTCTTTAGCTTCCATAATGTAAAGGGCATCGGCAGTGGAGGAAAAAGCGGCTGAGAAATAGGGTTTAAGGGGGGCTTCATCGGGAATGATCCCTGCCTTGAGCTCTGAGATATAATCGATGTAGCGGGCAAGAAAATCTTCGGTGGAGATAAATGCCTCATCTAAGGAAACAAGTTCCGATACATTGTAAATCCCAAAAAGGGGAAGGCTGCTGAGAAGCTCTTCCATCTCTGCCACATCAAGAAGAACCCGATGGGAAAGCCATTTGGATGCTTGAAGCATCCCCTCAACTTTGGGATGACTACGTTTCATGGCGCTTCCGTTTATTCAGTTTTTCGGTGATCCCCTGAATGATAAGGGTGGCAACTCCCAAGAAG
The nucleotide sequence above comes from Candidatus Neptunochlamydia vexilliferae. Encoded proteins:
- a CDS encoding class I SAM-dependent methyltransferase codes for the protein MTYQLIDSGNEQKLEQFGEYQLIRPCPQALWKPQNPTLWKKADATFERGKGWKGLPKSWTLNYQGLTFKIVPTDFGHVGLFPEHAMHWEWMKKALASSSNVLNLFAYSGAATLFLAKEGHTVCHLDAAKGMIDWAKENAELNNLENAPVRWIVDDAIKFLKREVKRERRYDAVILDPPSFGRGAQGQVFKIERDLLPLLELCKAVLSPNPAFILLTCHTPGLTPQVLRNLAHQAFPKASLEVGEMVLPSEGYPLPSGAFAKIA
- a CDS encoding nicotinamide-nucleotide amidohydrolase family protein — encoded protein: MTIEILSIGNEILSGHTINTNAGVVAQALLPEGISVGRVTVLPDDKALLKQGIEEAMERSSFLITTGGLGPTGDDLTLPILESLYGLAKQKIVNPLGTAPGEFFEGKIPLVALPGVPSQMEVMLPEVLKIIQKYITEKHYVSSLYLCLMREMEVEPYLRILEKEHPGVTIGICPGRGVLSLYLHADDPNLFPPVEEKLVKRLYIHLFSRKDKQIAVGLQEWMVANGKTLATGESCTGGHLAANLTIHPGASDYFLGSIVSYSNTLKESALEVQAKTLKEHGAASKEVVIEMAAGVKKLTGADYVMTVSGIAGPTGGTADKPVGTVWAAIATPEKTYTGLIPARKNRKTIIDYSVTYLLANLWRHVAHNIEPFK
- a CDS encoding RNA-binding domain-containing protein — encoded protein: MKEKFFYEERESKALEFKSKLPQFMTLIKTCVAFANGSGGKIIIGVENDSREVIGITDQDRERLFESFPNSLYDSVSPTLLLQVWGKSYNDVSVLVIEIPTSPKKPYFLKSDGMPKGVYIRVGSSTRRATEDYIEELVREGKRLTYDEEIVREPRSILSNDLLEEFYKERVTDRRLMADKVIALSPNRKEKYAPTVAGTLFFSENPQDYVAEATVLCTRFKGDKGREIIQTQELTGPLDQLAVHAYQLASSWMERDYRLQGVKLKGKLPVPKEALREAIINALIHRKYSIPGAVKIAIYDHRCEIFNPGAFPGVVDLDSLGDGTTYLRNPHIAKIARHMGLVEKLGSGIRLIFDSCKRAGLMPPEYAEGGDFVKVTFSFKRAKKAKDSDEEAILRLIEEKGSLSVKDVVEHLRVSRNTATRRLTALIKKGKLFRKGKGPSVRYYP